One genomic region from Streptomyces sp. NBC_00582 encodes:
- a CDS encoding (2,3-dihydroxybenzoyl)adenylate synthase translates to MMTRALSVEESSARDIGFPPWPADFAERYRAAGYWRDQLLGSWMWPRAEEHGDRTALVDGDRRITYHALAEHTDALAEALLAHGLDRGDRVLVQLPNCWEFVALVLACARTGIAPVLALVPHREHELYYLARHAEARMVVVPDRWRGFDHQAMAARLSEQLGRPCPVAVVGEDVRPGHLDLRHMLRVTGDGPARRKRLDRIAPAAGDTALFVLSGGTTGQPKMIARTHNDYEYAARRMGEIIQVGPETTYLVTLPAAHNFPLGGPGILGTLAAGGRVVLLPSPEPGAAFAAIARHSPTVTSLVPAIARRWVETAEVVQPDLSSLEVVQVGGSPLDPVLARRIQDTLGCRLQQVFGMAEGLLNCTRLDDDDEVVFATQGRPISPGDELLIVDDDGIPVPPGATGELLTRGPYTPRGYYRSPEHNLRRFTPDGWYRTGDLVRMHPSGNLVVEGRNKDLINRGGEKISAEEVESLARALLTVGDAVAVALPDARFGERTCLVLVPAEGQPLPTLEDVREAFTAHGVAHYKVPEQVEVLDTIPLTPIGKPDKQAVRIRISAEPRQCRVGAGEPRK, encoded by the coding sequence ATGATGACGCGGGCGTTGTCAGTAGAAGAGTCCTCGGCGCGTGACATCGGTTTTCCGCCGTGGCCCGCGGACTTCGCCGAGCGCTACCGGGCAGCCGGCTACTGGCGGGACCAACTGCTCGGGTCCTGGATGTGGCCTCGTGCCGAGGAGCACGGGGACCGCACGGCGCTCGTGGACGGCGACCGCCGGATCACCTACCACGCACTGGCCGAGCACACGGACGCCTTGGCTGAGGCGCTGCTCGCGCACGGGCTGGACCGCGGTGACCGTGTCCTCGTCCAACTGCCCAACTGCTGGGAGTTCGTCGCCCTGGTGCTGGCCTGCGCCCGCACCGGTATCGCTCCCGTGCTGGCACTGGTGCCGCACCGGGAACACGAGCTGTACTACCTGGCCCGCCACGCCGAGGCGCGCATGGTCGTGGTTCCGGACCGCTGGCGTGGTTTCGACCATCAGGCCATGGCCGCTCGGCTGAGCGAGCAACTCGGCCGCCCGTGCCCTGTCGCGGTGGTCGGCGAGGACGTGCGCCCCGGCCATCTGGACCTGCGGCACATGCTCCGCGTCACCGGGGACGGCCCGGCCCGCCGCAAGCGGCTGGACCGCATCGCCCCGGCGGCCGGGGACACCGCGTTGTTCGTGCTGTCCGGTGGCACCACGGGACAGCCCAAGATGATCGCAAGGACGCACAACGACTACGAGTACGCGGCGCGCCGCATGGGCGAGATCATCCAGGTAGGGCCGGAGACGACGTATCTGGTGACCCTGCCCGCGGCACACAACTTCCCGCTCGGAGGCCCCGGCATCCTCGGCACGCTGGCCGCCGGCGGGCGCGTGGTACTGCTCCCCTCTCCCGAGCCCGGTGCCGCGTTCGCCGCGATCGCGCGCCACTCGCCGACGGTGACCTCGCTCGTGCCCGCCATCGCACGGCGCTGGGTGGAGACGGCCGAGGTCGTCCAGCCCGATCTCAGCAGTCTGGAGGTCGTGCAGGTCGGGGGGTCACCTCTGGACCCCGTGCTTGCCCGGCGCATCCAGGACACCCTGGGCTGCCGTCTGCAACAGGTGTTCGGAATGGCGGAAGGCCTCCTCAACTGCACCCGGCTGGACGATGACGACGAGGTGGTCTTCGCCACCCAGGGACGCCCCATCAGCCCGGGCGATGAACTACTGATCGTCGATGACGACGGTATCCCGGTGCCGCCTGGTGCCACCGGCGAGTTGCTCACCCGCGGCCCGTACACCCCGCGCGGCTATTACCGGTCACCGGAGCACAACCTGCGGAGATTCACTCCGGACGGCTGGTACCGCACCGGTGATCTGGTACGAATGCATCCGAGCGGCAACCTTGTCGTCGAGGGACGCAACAAGGACCTGATCAACCGCGGCGGTGAGAAGATTTCCGCCGAGGAGGTGGAAAGCCTGGCGCGTGCCCTGCTCACCGTTGGCGACGCCGTGGCCGTTGCGCTTCCGGACGCCCGCTTCGGGGAAAGGACCTGCCTCGTTCTGGTACCCGCCGAAGGACAACCGCTCCCCACCCTGGAAGACGTTCGCGAGGCATTTACCGCACATGGCGTCGCGCATTACAAGGTGCCCGAACAGGTCGAGGTGCTCGACACAATCCCGTTGACGCCAATAGGAAAGCCGGACAAGCAGGCCGTGCGCATCCGGATCAGCGCAGAACCGCGGCAATGTCGCGTCGGCGCCGGCGAACCGCGGAAATAA
- a CDS encoding type I polyketide synthase has protein sequence MNDQEPWPEPVAIVGMSCRFPGGVESPGDYWDLLLSGTDVVSRMPDQRWAEYAADPRNAVVMNRTVRHGAFLDDVAGFDAEFFGVVPREAELMDPQQRLLLEVTWQALEHAGIPATSLAGTDTGVYIGAVSDDYERRLLEDLPGIEAWTGICTQMCGLANRISYSLDLRGASLTVDTACSASLVAVQLACRELAAGVSSLAIVGGVNLIIGPGLTVMLDAAGALSSDGRCKSFDASADGYGRGEGAAVVVLKRLSDAQRDGDHIHAVVRGSAVHQDGRTNGIMAPSEQAQVHLLRSACRAAGVHPGTIDYVEAHGTGTPVGDPIEARALATVLGAGREPGSPCLIGSGKSNIGHLEGAAGVAGIIKAALALRHATIPASINCATPTPLVPWDTSGLQVVTETAPWPVTDHPRRAGVSGYGYGGTLAHVILEQAPLPTEKPQRGVPSDSPQRAPRVFPLSGASDAGLRANAARLADWLESPEPPPLNAVGHTLSARRTHLAQRASVVAADQAELVQRLRAVSAGQEPVGTSFGSPLTPPQSQPVFVFSGHGSQWVGMGRELLAAEPVFAQVLDEIAEVFRAEIGFTPRQILTEFDVLEAVDVIQPAIFAVQVGLVAAWRRYGVEPAAVIGHSVGEIAAAVTAGALSLVDGARLVCRRSQLLRRIAGMGAMVMVNLPFDEAAERLAGRNDVVPAISAAPRWSVLSGEPDAVGKVAEAWQGDGIAVRQVSSDVAFHSPQMEPLVADMALAAESVAHTDPVLPFYRTAGNDPRARVDRPAQYWAVQLQVPVRFAEAVSAAIQDGHRAFLEISSHPIVTHSIWDILAEGGVSDGFATGTLRRGTPDHDTLLANLGALHCHGVHVDFSVMFPDGELADLPTTAWQHRRFWHEGPRAGTSQALQHDLDSHALLGGLTAVTGTSLLRLWQTYLDYDCRPYPGNHPVHGVEIVPAAVLLNTFHAAVANEGTSSLTDMVLRVPISLAAPRELRVTHQDNVLRLASRLTDGAVDEESWLTHTTAEAGQGAPVPALDIKMLRDRITERLPDDHVFSLLATLEVPAMGFPWRVEELWRAADAELLAVVSCGMPQPTTWASVLDAALSLPTAVFPGPPTLRMPAEVGRMTVSGDPEDTVVIHVRLESPDVPDTVTVTVADPAGRVLIELTGLRFGVPDGALLDDEPAAHDGADMAWSQLDADQLRAYLVAEVSRQVSHEIKLPTEDINTRKPLAEMGLDSVMTLGIRRRLEKLLSVRLPASLLWNHPTVEALSHYLAEELSTDRGAAEPAGLLVSSGAA, from the coding sequence GTGAATGATCAGGAACCCTGGCCGGAGCCGGTGGCGATCGTCGGCATGAGCTGTCGGTTTCCAGGCGGCGTCGAATCACCGGGTGATTACTGGGACCTGCTGCTCAGCGGCACGGACGTCGTCTCGCGGATGCCGGATCAACGATGGGCGGAGTACGCCGCGGACCCGCGCAACGCCGTCGTGATGAACCGAACCGTCCGCCATGGCGCGTTCCTTGACGACGTAGCCGGGTTCGACGCCGAGTTCTTCGGTGTGGTACCGCGTGAGGCCGAGCTGATGGACCCGCAGCAACGTCTGCTCCTGGAGGTCACCTGGCAGGCTCTCGAGCACGCCGGAATCCCCGCGACCAGCTTGGCCGGAACCGACACCGGCGTGTACATCGGCGCTGTCTCCGACGACTACGAGCGCAGGCTGCTGGAGGATCTCCCCGGCATCGAGGCGTGGACAGGCATCTGCACCCAGATGTGCGGGCTGGCCAACCGGATCTCCTACTCGCTGGACCTGCGGGGGGCAAGCCTCACTGTCGACACCGCCTGCTCGGCTTCGCTTGTCGCCGTGCAGCTGGCCTGTCGGGAGCTGGCCGCCGGCGTGTCGTCGCTCGCGATCGTCGGCGGAGTCAACCTGATCATCGGGCCAGGACTGACTGTCATGCTCGACGCCGCCGGAGCACTGTCCAGCGACGGCCGATGTAAGTCGTTCGACGCCTCTGCGGATGGCTACGGCCGTGGTGAGGGTGCGGCTGTCGTCGTGCTCAAGAGGCTGTCGGACGCACAACGGGACGGTGATCACATCCACGCCGTCGTCCGGGGGTCCGCCGTGCACCAGGACGGCCGCACCAACGGCATCATGGCGCCCAGCGAGCAGGCCCAAGTCCATCTGCTGCGCAGCGCCTGCCGCGCGGCGGGGGTGCACCCCGGCACGATCGACTACGTCGAGGCACACGGCACCGGGACACCGGTGGGTGATCCGATCGAGGCACGGGCGCTCGCCACCGTGCTCGGCGCTGGACGGGAGCCCGGCTCACCCTGCCTGATCGGTTCGGGGAAGTCGAACATCGGCCATCTGGAGGGTGCCGCAGGCGTCGCCGGAATCATCAAGGCGGCGCTCGCCCTACGCCACGCCACGATCCCGGCGAGCATCAACTGTGCCACGCCCACCCCCCTGGTCCCCTGGGACACCTCGGGCCTGCAGGTGGTCACCGAGACCGCACCATGGCCGGTCACGGACCATCCCCGGCGGGCCGGAGTGTCCGGATACGGGTACGGCGGCACTTTGGCGCACGTCATTCTCGAACAGGCGCCCCTCCCCACGGAGAAACCCCAGCGCGGCGTACCGTCCGACAGCCCGCAGCGCGCACCGAGGGTGTTTCCGCTGTCCGGGGCGAGCGACGCGGGCCTGCGCGCCAACGCGGCGCGGCTGGCCGACTGGCTGGAGAGCCCGGAGCCACCGCCGCTGAACGCGGTCGGGCACACCCTGAGCGCTCGCCGGACCCACCTGGCGCAGCGAGCGTCGGTCGTCGCCGCCGACCAAGCGGAGCTGGTCCAGCGGCTACGGGCCGTCAGCGCCGGTCAGGAGCCGGTCGGAACCTCATTCGGGAGTCCGCTGACTCCGCCGCAGAGCCAGCCGGTGTTCGTGTTCTCCGGGCATGGATCGCAGTGGGTCGGCATGGGCCGTGAGCTGCTGGCGGCCGAGCCGGTGTTCGCACAGGTGCTGGACGAGATAGCCGAGGTGTTCCGTGCGGAGATCGGCTTCACCCCGCGTCAGATCCTGACGGAGTTCGACGTGCTGGAAGCCGTCGATGTGATCCAACCCGCCATCTTCGCTGTTCAGGTCGGACTGGTCGCGGCGTGGCGGCGCTACGGGGTCGAGCCGGCAGCGGTGATCGGCCATTCCGTGGGCGAGATTGCCGCTGCCGTCACTGCGGGAGCACTGAGCCTGGTGGACGGCGCCCGGCTGGTCTGCCGTCGTTCCCAGCTGCTTCGCCGCATCGCGGGCATGGGCGCGATGGTCATGGTCAACCTGCCGTTCGACGAGGCCGCTGAGCGGCTGGCCGGACGCAACGACGTCGTGCCGGCCATCTCCGCGGCGCCGCGGTGGTCGGTGCTCTCCGGCGAGCCCGACGCCGTCGGCAAGGTGGCCGAGGCGTGGCAGGGTGACGGCATCGCGGTTCGCCAGGTCTCGTCGGACGTGGCCTTCCACTCACCGCAGATGGAACCACTCGTCGCTGACATGGCCCTGGCGGCGGAGAGTGTCGCACACACTGACCCCGTTCTCCCGTTCTACCGCACGGCTGGGAACGATCCGAGGGCCCGCGTGGACCGCCCGGCCCAATACTGGGCGGTCCAACTGCAGGTTCCAGTGCGCTTCGCGGAGGCTGTCTCAGCGGCGATCCAGGACGGGCACCGGGCATTCCTCGAGATTTCCAGCCATCCGATCGTCACCCATTCGATCTGGGACATCCTCGCCGAGGGGGGTGTGTCGGACGGCTTCGCGACCGGCACCCTCCGCCGCGGCACGCCCGACCACGACACACTGCTGGCGAACCTCGGCGCACTGCACTGTCACGGCGTCCACGTTGATTTTTCTGTGATGTTCCCCGATGGCGAGCTTGCCGACCTGCCCACGACAGCGTGGCAGCACCGCCGGTTCTGGCACGAAGGGCCCCGCGCCGGAACCAGCCAGGCGCTCCAGCACGACCTGGACAGTCACGCCCTGCTCGGTGGCCTGACCGCGGTCACCGGAACGAGCCTGCTGCGGCTGTGGCAGACATACCTCGACTACGACTGCCGTCCCTACCCTGGCAATCACCCCGTGCACGGCGTGGAGATCGTCCCGGCCGCAGTCCTGCTGAACACCTTCCACGCGGCTGTGGCCAACGAGGGGACGTCATCGCTCACGGATATGGTCCTGCGGGTTCCCATCTCGCTGGCCGCGCCGCGCGAGCTCCGGGTCACCCACCAGGACAACGTCCTGCGCCTGGCATCGCGGCTGACGGACGGGGCCGTCGACGAGGAGTCGTGGCTGACGCACACGACCGCCGAAGCCGGGCAGGGCGCCCCGGTCCCGGCGCTGGACATCAAGATGTTGCGCGACCGGATCACCGAGCGGCTGCCGGACGACCACGTTTTCTCGCTGCTTGCGACGCTGGAGGTTCCGGCGATGGGCTTCCCCTGGCGTGTCGAGGAGCTGTGGCGTGCAGCCGACGCCGAACTGCTGGCTGTGGTGTCCTGCGGCATGCCACAGCCGACAACGTGGGCGTCGGTGCTGGACGCGGCCCTCTCCCTGCCCACCGCGGTCTTCCCCGGTCCCCCCACCCTGCGCATGCCGGCGGAAGTCGGCCGGATGACGGTGTCGGGGGATCCCGAGGACACGGTGGTGATCCATGTCCGGCTGGAGTCGCCCGATGTGCCGGACACCGTGACCGTGACCGTCGCGGACCCGGCCGGACGCGTACTGATCGAATTGACCGGACTGCGGTTCGGCGTGCCGGACGGCGCACTGCTCGACGACGAGCCCGCGGCACACGACGGCGCCGACATGGCCTGGAGCCAGCTCGACGCCGACCAGCTGCGGGCCTACCTGGTCGCCGAAGTGAGCCGACAGGTGTCCCACGAGATCAAACTGCCGACCGAGGACATCAACACGCGCAAGCCGCTGGCGGAGATGGGGCTGGACTCCGTGATGACACTCGGCATCCGGCGCAGGCTTGAAAAGCTGCTTTCGGTCCGTCTGCCGGCCAGCCTGCTGTGGAACCATCCGACGGTCGAGGCACTGAGCCACTACCTCGCCGAAGAGCTCTCCACCGATCGTGGTGCGGCCGAGCCGGCCGGCCTGCTGGTATCGAGTGGTGCAGCATGA
- a CDS encoding CoA transferase, which produces MSHGVAPLAGIEVVTAGAARTSLRRTSTVVLDHLRLLGATVREGGTPVGGHGDDEWRLELLGGGVAVECVVTGWGDLDKGPFDESLAQAACGVMAVHGRATGGPRRLGVDYASVFAGVLAVQSILACALGQLRGVPVRRVKLDVARAAAFALLQYVAHATADEEPDIIRAEEMTEHDRPPFSSSDGVWFELEALDMGPWRDFWALLGASPRAAQRSWRPFMMRYGRATSPLEPELLHTTRKATFEQIVEAAAATRMSVCRIRSVAERRTDAGLWPATGTCAPWDLTPSPGRWTAGTADPGSTLPLAGVRVIESARRMQGPLATRFLALFGADVTRIEPPGGEPARGTPPLARGLAAAFASANHGKEAVEINLKTADGRTRALDLVRDADVFLHNWAPRNASKLRLDADDLHEVNPGLVYAYASGWGDALGEDPPLGTDFQVQAYSGLAERVSAGEQGPPRPTLVIITDVLGGAVSAEGMLAGLMARQRFGTGSRVESSLFSAATTLLAEDLKAAPPGTAPVIELDQVFRTADGHIAVCARTTEHLDRLAARADATSGTPEEIAERLVKLLADRPSDAWEKEFRTLGIPAVTVLEDLSMLPRMDHFSSMFDYEGCFIAMAPWRFQKGASR; this is translated from the coding sequence TTGTCTCATGGAGTCGCGCCGCTGGCCGGAATCGAGGTGGTGACGGCAGGCGCTGCCCGCACTTCGCTGCGCCGGACCAGCACGGTCGTCCTGGACCATCTGCGGCTGCTGGGTGCGACGGTCAGGGAGGGCGGTACGCCCGTCGGCGGGCACGGCGACGACGAATGGCGGCTGGAACTCCTCGGCGGCGGCGTGGCGGTGGAGTGCGTGGTCACCGGCTGGGGTGATCTGGACAAGGGACCCTTCGACGAGTCTCTTGCTCAGGCGGCATGCGGTGTCATGGCGGTGCACGGCCGTGCCACGGGTGGTCCCCGCCGGCTCGGAGTCGACTACGCCTCCGTGTTCGCCGGGGTACTCGCCGTGCAGTCGATCCTGGCCTGCGCGCTTGGCCAGCTCCGCGGAGTCCCGGTGCGCCGCGTCAAGCTGGACGTGGCACGAGCAGCGGCGTTCGCGCTGCTCCAGTATGTGGCGCACGCCACGGCGGACGAGGAACCGGACATCATCCGCGCTGAGGAGATGACCGAACACGATCGCCCGCCCTTCAGCTCTTCCGACGGGGTCTGGTTCGAACTGGAAGCCCTGGACATGGGACCCTGGCGGGACTTCTGGGCCCTGCTCGGCGCCTCACCCCGTGCGGCACAGCGCAGTTGGCGACCGTTCATGATGCGCTACGGACGCGCCACCTCTCCCTTGGAGCCTGAGTTGCTCCACACCACCCGCAAAGCCACGTTCGAGCAGATCGTGGAAGCGGCCGCGGCCACTCGCATGAGCGTGTGCCGGATACGCTCGGTCGCCGAACGCCGCACGGACGCGGGGCTCTGGCCTGCTACCGGCACGTGTGCCCCGTGGGACCTCACGCCGTCGCCGGGACGATGGACCGCTGGTACGGCCGATCCTGGTTCTACGTTGCCACTGGCCGGGGTGCGGGTGATCGAGTCCGCCCGGCGGATGCAGGGGCCGCTGGCCACCCGCTTTCTCGCGTTGTTCGGTGCGGACGTCACCCGGATCGAACCACCGGGCGGCGAGCCGGCGCGAGGCACGCCTCCGCTCGCTCGAGGCCTCGCGGCCGCGTTCGCGTCGGCCAACCACGGCAAGGAAGCTGTCGAGATCAACCTCAAGACGGCGGACGGACGCACGCGGGCCCTCGACCTTGTCCGCGACGCCGACGTCTTCCTGCACAACTGGGCTCCCAGGAACGCCTCAAAGCTGCGGCTGGACGCGGACGACCTGCATGAGGTCAACCCCGGCCTGGTCTATGCCTACGCCTCGGGGTGGGGCGACGCCCTGGGCGAGGATCCTCCGCTCGGCACGGACTTCCAGGTCCAGGCGTACTCCGGTCTGGCAGAGCGGGTCAGCGCGGGCGAGCAGGGGCCGCCCCGCCCCACTTTGGTGATCATCACTGATGTGCTGGGCGGCGCCGTGTCAGCCGAAGGCATGCTGGCCGGACTGATGGCCAGGCAGCGCTTCGGCACGGGGAGCCGGGTGGAGAGCTCGCTGTTCTCCGCGGCGACGACACTCCTCGCCGAGGATCTGAAGGCGGCACCGCCCGGCACCGCCCCCGTAATCGAGCTGGACCAGGTCTTCCGGACCGCGGACGGCCACATTGCCGTCTGCGCGAGGACCACTGAGCATCTTGACCGGCTCGCGGCCCGTGCCGATGCGACCTCCGGTACTCCGGAGGAGATCGCGGAACGTCTCGTGAAGCTCCTGGCCGACCGGCCCAGCGACGCGTGGGAGAAAGAGTTCCGAACGCTGGGCATCCCCGCGGTCACCGTTCTGGAAGACCTGTCCATGCTGCCCCGCATGGATCACTTCTCCTCGATGTTCGACTACGAGGGGTGTTTCATCGCCATGGCCCCGTGGCGGTTCCAGAAAGGAGCGAGCCGATGA
- a CDS encoding glycosyltransferase, with the protein MLPLVPMAHAALAAGHEVLFATTGPNTDILSRHGVPTADAAPHADVSARFDQLIQDTNRPDTPVKEMVSVAMAGWAEIGDLMLDGLLHTIRRWRADVVVYEPCHVAGLAAAQLAGVPSVLHGTGLPMGTYRRALEKMVRPRERYGAGEQSATPDAVVNVCPSSMTSPDRDRGWPMRYVPSDVGAVASDWEDTRPSAPRVCVTFGSVLPGRGKDMVRAAVEGLRELDAEVLVSTGGAVLDDWGPMPANVRMARWLPMSAVLPGCAAVVHHGGSGTMFGALAAGVPQVVLPHGADRPTNADAVVRRGVGIALDITTDGMEMIGKAVRQVLEDPSYGRAAQEVARENSARPAPSAVVGQIARLT; encoded by the coding sequence ATGCTGCCGCTGGTACCGATGGCGCATGCCGCGCTGGCAGCCGGACACGAGGTGCTGTTCGCCACGACCGGGCCGAATACCGACATCCTCAGCCGTCATGGGGTGCCGACTGCGGACGCCGCTCCGCACGCCGACGTCTCCGCACGTTTCGACCAGCTCATACAGGACACGAACCGCCCCGATACTCCCGTCAAGGAGATGGTGTCGGTCGCCATGGCAGGCTGGGCCGAGATCGGCGATCTGATGCTTGACGGCCTCCTTCACACCATCCGGCGATGGCGGGCCGACGTGGTCGTCTATGAACCCTGTCATGTGGCCGGCCTGGCCGCGGCACAACTGGCTGGGGTTCCCTCGGTCCTGCACGGGACAGGTCTGCCGATGGGGACCTACCGGCGTGCGCTGGAGAAGATGGTGCGGCCCCGGGAACGTTACGGGGCCGGTGAACAGTCCGCCACCCCGGACGCCGTGGTGAATGTCTGCCCCTCCAGCATGACGTCCCCGGACCGGGACCGCGGCTGGCCGATGCGCTATGTGCCGTCCGATGTGGGCGCGGTGGCTTCGGACTGGGAGGACACGCGTCCCTCGGCGCCCCGGGTCTGTGTGACCTTCGGCTCGGTGCTCCCCGGTAGGGGCAAGGACATGGTCCGCGCCGCAGTCGAGGGGCTGCGCGAACTGGACGCCGAGGTCCTGGTGTCCACCGGTGGCGCCGTCCTCGACGACTGGGGGCCGATGCCTGCGAACGTCCGGATGGCCCGTTGGCTGCCGATGTCGGCCGTGCTGCCGGGTTGCGCAGCGGTGGTCCACCACGGTGGGTCGGGAACGATGTTCGGCGCGCTCGCCGCAGGCGTCCCCCAGGTGGTGCTGCCACACGGCGCTGACCGGCCCACGAACGCCGACGCGGTGGTCCGGCGGGGGGTGGGTATCGCCCTGGACATCACGACCGACGGCATGGAAATGATCGGGAAGGCCGTCCGCCAGGTTCTTGAGGATCCCTCGTACGGCAGGGCGGCACAGGAGGTGGCCAGGGAGAACAGCGCGCGGCCCGCACCCTCCGCCGTGGTCGGGCAGATTGCCCGGCTGACGTGA
- a CDS encoding DinB family protein: MTRSERLAEQLDWYWHKNLRPRLDGLTDEEYFWEPVRGCWSIRPRGTSAAPMSVGSGEWTMDYASPGPEPAPVTTIAWRLAHIIVSCLGYRVGWYFGGQDVDSETFAYAGTADEALKQLDEMYGRWNAGVRELSDADLESPPAVGPERFPMENRILHVNRELIHHGAEISLLRDLYRWQDGAVPS; encoded by the coding sequence ATGACAAGAAGCGAGCGGCTCGCGGAGCAGCTGGACTGGTACTGGCACAAGAACCTACGGCCGCGGCTGGACGGTCTTACCGATGAGGAGTACTTCTGGGAGCCGGTGCGCGGCTGCTGGAGTATCCGCCCACGTGGCACGTCGGCCGCACCGATGTCGGTAGGTTCGGGGGAATGGACGATGGACTACGCGTCCCCCGGCCCGGAGCCGGCGCCGGTGACCACGATTGCCTGGCGGCTGGCGCACATCATCGTCTCGTGCCTGGGCTATCGGGTCGGATGGTACTTCGGCGGCCAGGACGTCGACTCCGAGACATTCGCCTACGCGGGGACCGCTGACGAGGCGCTGAAGCAGCTCGATGAGATGTACGGGAGATGGAACGCGGGGGTCCGCGAACTCTCGGACGCTGACCTGGAGAGTCCGCCCGCGGTGGGTCCCGAGCGGTTTCCCATGGAGAACAGGATCCTGCACGTCAACAGGGAGCTGATCCATCACGGCGCCGAGATTTCCCTGCTGCGCGACCTCTACCGCTGGCAGGACGGAGCCGTACCGAGCTGA
- a CDS encoding aldo/keto reductase, which translates to MRHRTLGAGGPVVSEVGLGTWRPLLRDGRHGAARVVGAARDLGITFFDTAGSYGDAEEVLGTALRGAPRESYVLSTKVYYEPGGAVAGLSRAAVRAGVERSLKALRTERIDLLSAHRFDDRTPLAETVAAFGELLAEGKIAHYGFSEWTAQQITAACAAAAELGIRPPIASQPQYSVLWRVPEKAVVPLCQDLGIGTVAFWPLAQGLLTGKYAPGQPPPESSRAADPTGKLLMDHLMAEPILERVQLFARLARRGGMTPAQLAVAWVLNRPGVTSALVGASTPEQLVETASAAGVLLSEPTLELIDKVFAGCVYDDVAGTG; encoded by the coding sequence ATGCGCCATCGTACCCTCGGAGCCGGTGGCCCGGTCGTCAGTGAGGTCGGCCTCGGGACCTGGCGGCCCCTATTGCGGGACGGGCGGCACGGCGCCGCCCGTGTCGTGGGCGCCGCCCGCGACCTCGGTATCACGTTCTTCGACACCGCCGGCTCGTACGGTGACGCGGAGGAGGTACTGGGCACCGCCCTGCGGGGCGCGCCGAGAGAGTCCTACGTGCTGTCCACCAAGGTCTACTACGAGCCCGGAGGCGCGGTGGCGGGGCTGTCGCGCGCAGCCGTCAGAGCAGGTGTCGAGCGCAGCCTGAAGGCTCTCCGCACCGAACGCATCGACCTGCTCAGCGCCCACCGGTTCGACGACCGCACTCCCCTGGCGGAGACCGTCGCGGCCTTCGGGGAACTCCTCGCGGAAGGCAAGATCGCGCACTATGGGTTCAGCGAGTGGACGGCGCAACAGATCACTGCGGCCTGCGCGGCGGCGGCGGAACTCGGTATCCGGCCCCCGATCGCCAGCCAACCGCAGTACAGCGTCCTGTGGCGGGTACCGGAGAAGGCCGTCGTGCCGCTGTGCCAGGACCTCGGCATCGGCACGGTGGCTTTCTGGCCGCTCGCCCAAGGCCTGTTGACCGGCAAGTACGCCCCCGGCCAACCGCCCCCGGAGAGCTCCAGGGCCGCGGACCCCACAGGGAAGCTCCTGATGGACCACCTCATGGCGGAGCCGATCCTGGAGCGGGTGCAGCTCTTCGCCCGGCTCGCCCGGCGCGGGGGCATGACGCCGGCCCAGCTCGCGGTGGCGTGGGTGCTCAACCGGCCCGGCGTCACCTCGGCGCTGGTCGGCGCCTCGACCCCCGAGCAACTGGTCGAGACGGCGTCCGCCGCCGGGGTGCTGCTGTCGGAACCCACCCTGGAACTCATCGACAAGGTCTTCGCCGGATGTGTCTACGACGACGTCGCCGGCACCGGCTGA
- a CDS encoding GNAT family N-acetyltransferase — translation MTDTSPPSDRDVALIRAAVPADAGRLHLLALPFMRAGFLRHRPPAVFGERVADFLVAEHDERLVACAGVQQLADQSTAAVLYNFCVDEAFQRRGIGARLLAGSVQHARAGGARRLYTATIRRDGWFERFAFRRVEPADVPASWAARLSPSRGSLLYVRDLA, via the coding sequence ATGACTGACACCTCCCCGCCGTCCGACCGGGACGTGGCCCTCATACGTGCGGCGGTGCCCGCCGACGCGGGACGCCTCCACCTGCTGGCGCTGCCGTTCATGCGGGCCGGCTTCCTGCGGCACCGGCCCCCGGCCGTCTTCGGCGAGCGCGTCGCCGACTTCCTGGTGGCCGAGCACGACGAGCGGCTGGTCGCGTGCGCGGGGGTGCAGCAGCTGGCGGACCAGTCGACAGCCGCGGTGCTGTACAACTTCTGCGTCGACGAGGCGTTCCAACGCCGGGGCATAGGCGCGCGGTTGTTGGCCGGCAGCGTCCAGCACGCCAGGGCGGGCGGGGCGCGGCGGCTCTACACGGCGACGATCCGCCGGGACGGGTGGTTCGAGCGGTTCGCCTTCCGGCGGGTGGAGCCGGCCGACGTCCCGGCCTCCTGGGCGGCCCGGCTCAGCCCGTCCCGCGGCTCCCTCCTCTACGTCCGCGACCTCGCCTGA